From Pseudochaenichthys georgianus chromosome 11, fPseGeo1.2, whole genome shotgun sequence, a single genomic window includes:
- the LOC117454786 gene encoding sodium bicarbonate cotransporter 3-like isoform X7, whose translation MDEPSEQMRPLLRTGLDEEALVDHGKSSFSTHTNYEKEDLDSHRAVYVGVHVPLGRENKRRHRHRGHRHHRKKKDRDSEEGKDDGRESPTDTPSQRVQFILGAEDDDLEHVPHDLFTELDELSFRDGRSTEWKETARWLKFEEDVEDGGERWSKPYVATLSLHSLFELRSCILNGTVMLDMRANSIEEIADMLIDSMVASGQLKEDLRHKVREAMLKKHHHQNERKLSNRIPLVRSIADIGKKHSDPLLLERNGEGLSSSRLSLHKAGTASSVSNLSQRRESRVSILLNHLLPSSSSNTGHAPGSPFLTTPQNTPVAPRHSSQTQGAGLGPHGIPEVVVSPPEDDDHPHSAEEEAASPELSRRASSASQGLELMPLEGPLVSPNSLPNNLDGNKAVERRPSKVGVSREGSSVDFSKVDMNFMKKIPPGAEASNVLVGEVDFLEKPIIAFVRLSPAVLITGLTEVPVPTRFLFLLLGPHGKGPQYHEIGRSMATLMTDEIFHDVAYRAKDRTDLLSGLDEFLDQVTVLPPGEWDPTIRIEPPKNVPSQMKRKIPSQPNGNASPSGEMEKEDEHNTGPELQRTGRIFGGLYQDIKRKLPFYWSDIRDSFNLQCLASVLFLYCACMSPVITFGGLLGEATHGNISAIESLFGASLTGVVYSLFAGQPLTILGSTGPVLVFEKILFKFCTDYGLNYLSLRTSIGLWTAFLCLVLVATDASSLVCYITRFTEEAFAALICVIFIYEALEKLFHLGEHFPVNTHNHLDNLTMYSCECSPPVNATDQFVQEWNRTGYTPDSIPWSSLNVTMCHTLHGEFIGSACGQHGPYIPDVLFWSIILFFTTFFLSGFLKQFKTERYFPTRVRSTISDFAVFITIMVMVLVDYLMGIPSPKLKVPDRFEPTSKNRGWLMDPLGENPWWTLLVAALPALLCTILIFMDQQITAVIINRKEHKLKKGCGYHLDLMIVAIMLGVCSIMGLPWFVAATVLSISHVNSLKVESGCSAPGESPKFLGIREQRVTGFLIFMLMGCSVFMTSALKFIPMPVLYGVFLYMGVSSLKGIQFFDRIKLFGMPAKHQPDLIYLRYVPLWKVHIFTLVQLTCLVLLWVIKASTAAVVFPMMVLALVFIRKLLDFFFTKRELSWLDDLMPESKKKKEDDKKKKARQKLASNAVLIQDEETRLQEEEESSRKVNFEGSNLLTIPVKALSGSMESRELECLMPPTCEA comes from the exons ATGGACGAACCTTCGGAACAAATGAGGCCGCTACTGAGAACA GGTCTAGATGAGGAGGCATTAGTGGACCATGGAAAGAGCAGCTTCAGTACTCACACAAACTACGAAAAGGAGGATTTGGACA GCCACAGAGCGGTGTATGTAGGCGTCCATGTTCCTCTTGGAAGGGAGAACAAACGGAGACATCGTCATCGAGGACACAGACACCACCGAAAGAAGAAAGATAGAGACTCTGAGGAGGGGAAGGATGATGGCCGGGAATCCCCCACTG ACACACCATCCCAGCGGGTTCAGTTCATCCTGGGAGCAGAGGACGATGACCTCGAGCACGTCCCACATGACCTCTTCACTGAGCTGGACGAGCTCTCCTTCAGAGACGGCAGATCCACTGAGTGGAAGGAAACTGCCAG GTGGTTGAAATTTGAAGAAGATGTGGAAGAtggtggggagagatggagtAAGCCCTATGTGGCTACGTTGTCACTACACAGCTTATTTGAACTGCGTAGCTGCATACTCAACGGCACGGTCATGCTCGATATGAGGGCCAACAGTATTGAAGAAATTGCAG ACATGCTGATAGACAGCATGGTGGCGTCGGGCCAGCTGAAGGAAGATTTGCGCCACAAGGTGCGGGAAGCCATGCTGAAGAAACACCACCACCAGAATGAGAGAAAACTTAGCAATCGCATCCCTCTGGTGCGCTCCATTGCTGACATAGGCAAGAAACATTCTGACCCACTCTTGCTTGAAAGAAACG GAGAGGGCCTGTCCTCTTCACGTCTCTCTCTCCACAAGGCAGGGACAGCCTCTTCTGTCTCCAACCTCTCCCAGAGACGAGAGTCCAGAGTCTCCATCCTGCTCAACCATCTCCtaccttcctcttcctccaacACTGGGCACGCCCCAGGCAGCCCGTTCCTCACCACCCCTCAAAATACCCCCGTTGCTCCCCGGCACTCCTCCCAAACCCAGGGCGCAGGCCTTGGCCCTCATGGCATCCCCGAAGTGGTGGTATCGCCTCCTGAGGATGACGACCACCCACACTCTGCTGAAGAAGAGGCGGCTTCACCAGAGCTCAGCCGTCGAGCATCCTCTGCATCCCAGGGCCTCGAGCTGATGCCCTTAGAAG GACCACTGGTTTCTCCGAACTCTCTCCCCAACAACCTGGATGGCAACAAGGCTGTGGAGAGGAGACCGTCCAAAGTAGGGGTCAGTAGAGAGGGCAGCAGTGTCGACTTCAGCAAG GTGGATATGAATTTCATGAAAAAGATTCCTCCGGGTGCTGAAGCCTCCAATGTCCTTGTTGGAGAAGTGGACTTCCTGGAGAAGCCCATAATTGCTTTCGTACGACTGTCCCCTGCAGTCCTCATCACAGGCCTCACAGAGGTGCCTGTGCCCACCAG GTTTCTattcctgcttttgggtcctcaTGGCAAAGGGCCCCAGTACCATGAGATTGGCAGGTCCATGGCCACACTAATGACAGATGAG ATTTTCCATGATGTGGCATACAGGGCCAAAGACCGAACGGATCTGCTTTCGGGGTTAGATGAGTTCCTGGATCAGGTCACTGTCCTGCCTCCTGGAGAATGGGACCCCACAATCCGAATTGAGCCCCCAAAGAATGTCCCTTCTCAG ATGAAGAGGAAGATACCTTCACAACCCAACGGCAATGCGTCTCCATCTGGAGAAATGGAGAAGGAAGATGAGCACAACACGGGGCCCGAGCTACAGAGGACGGGGAG GATATTTGGAGGTCTGTACCAGGACATCAAACGGAAGCTCCCGTTCTACTGGAGCGACATCAGAGACTCCTTCAATCTGCAGTGTCTAGCCTCCGTCCTCTTCCTCTACTGCGCCTGCATGTCCCCTGTCATCACTTTTGGAGGGCTGCTTGGCGAGGCAACACACGGCAACATA AGTGCCATAGAGTCTCTGTTTGGGGCGTCACTTACAGGAGTGGTATACTCCCTCTTCGCAGGCCAGCCCCTCACTATTCTTGGCAGCACAGGCCCTGTATTAGTGTTTGAGAAGATCCTCTTCAAGTTCTGCAC TGACTACGGCCTGAACTACCTGTCCCTGCGGACCAGCATTGGTCTGTGGACGGCCTTCCTCTGTCTGGTGCTGGTAGCCACAGATGCTAGCTCCCTGGTGTGCTACATCACCAGATTCACAGAGGAGGCCTTCGCTGCCCTCATCTGCGTCATCTTCATCTACGAGGCTCTGGAGAAGCTCTTTCACCTGGGAGAACACTTCCCAGTCAACACGCACAACCACCTGGACAATCTTACCATGTATTC GTGTGAGTGCTCTCCACCGGTCAACGCCACGGATCAGTTCGTGCAGGAGTGGAACCGCACGGGATACACCCCCGACTCTATCCCATGGAGCAGCCTCAACGTGACG ATGTGTCACACACTCCATGGAGAGTTCATAGGTTCTGCCTGCGGTCAGCACGGGCCCTATATCCCAGATGTTCTCTTCTGGTCCATCATCCTCTTCTTCACCACCTTCTTCCTGTCTGGCTTTCTTAAGCAGTTCAAGACGGAGAGATATTTCCCAACCAGG GTGCGATCCACTATCAGCGACTTTGCTGTGTTTATCACCATCATGGTCATGGTGCTGGTGGACTATCTCATGGGGATCCCCTCTCCTAAACTTAAAGTCCCTGACCGCTTTGAG CCTACTTCAAAGAACAGAGGCTGGCTAATGGACCCGTTAGGAGAGAATCCCTGGTGGACGCTGCTGGTGGCGGCACTTCCCGCTCTGCTCTGCACCATCCTCATCTTTATGGACCAACAGATCACTGCAGTCATCATCAACCGCAAGGAGCACAAGCTCAAG AAAGGCTGTGGCTATCACCTGGATTTGATGATAGTGGCAATAATGCTGGGTGTGTGCTCCATCATGGGCCTGCCGTGGTTCGTGGCTGCTACCGTCCTCTCCATCTCGCACGTGAACAGCCTGAAGGTGGAGTCGGGCTGCTCCGCTCCGGGAGAGTCGCCAAAGTTCCTGGGCATCCGGGAGCAGCGGGTCACTGGGTTCTTGATCTTTATGCTCATGGGTTGTTCTGTTTTTATGACATCGGCACTCAAG TTTATTCCAATGCCAGTACTATATGGAGTCTTTCTCTACATGGGTGTCTCTTCCCTCAAAGGAATTCAA TTCTTCGACAGAATAAAGCTGTTTGGCATGCCGGCCAAGCACCAGCCGGACCTGATCTACCTGCGCTACGTGCCGCTGTGGAAGGTCCACATCTTCACCCTGGTGCAGCTCACCTGCCTGGTGCTGCTCTGGGTCATCAAGGCCTCCACGGCCGCCGTTGTGTTTCCTATGATG GTTCTGGCACTGGTCTTTATCCGAAAGCTTCTAGACTTTTTCTTCACAAAGAGAGAGCTGAGCTGGCTGGATGACTTGATGCCGGAAagcaagaagaagaaagaggacGACAAGAAAAAGAAAGCACGACAAAAGCTG GCTTCCAATGCTGTTTTGATTCAGGATGAAGAGACCAGACTGCAAGAAGAAGAGGAGAGTAGCCGGAAGGTCAACTTTGAAGGCTCAAACCTGCTCACCATCCCTGTGAAAGCCCTCTCAGGGAG CATGGAAAGCCGTGAACTCGAGTGCCTCATGCCTCCAACCTGTGAAGCGTAG